The Panicum virgatum strain AP13 chromosome 6K, P.virgatum_v5, whole genome shotgun sequence nucleotide sequence TCTTTCGGTCTCCGGCATCTCTGCACAGATCACGCAGGCAGGCATTCAGCAATCGACGAAGATCTTATCCTGGCACGGTGCATTTTCTTAGCTGTGTATGTGTATACAAATGAATTTTGTACTgtgtattttaaaaaaaaagatccaTCCATTAATCCCCACAACCCATCTAAGCAGCTGCTGTCAGCTATACGCAAGGATGATACTAGTGTCAGGGAGAGAGTCAACGCGCCGACTCTTCTTCCCTAATGTCCGGAGTCGTGCACCGCAGCGCGCCGTAGTTCTTGTCTGCCTGCAGTGATGAGCCTCATCATGTTGGTGATTTGGGAGATTTGGCTAGAACGCAATGCAAGAATTTTCAAGCACAAAGAAACGCCATACCCGAGGGTGATCTCAAGGATCAAGGACCAAGCGAGTAACTGGATGGCGGCGGGCGCCAAGCACTTGGCTACGCTCTTGGCTTAGCTGGAGTCTGTTTCTTTCTTTGATTTCTTTGTTTTGGCCGGCCGGTTTTCTTCTTTTACGAAGACCTGTGCTTGAGCTTTGTTCTGTGCTAACTTTTTTGTTCTTGCCTATCAGGCACCCTTCTTTTTAATATAGCGGGCAGCTCTCctgccggtttgtttcaaaaaaaaaaagcgcgGCATGGATGTGGCTGCAGTTACAGTCCCTCCTATGGGGACAAGTGAGAGCAATAGGATTTCCATCGTCATTTCCCCAAGGGCTGCAAGCTCCAAGGTCATGCCATTTGAGTTGCTCGATGCCGGCAGTGTCAGCTCACATCCACATGATGATCCCGCCGAATCCTCTGATGCTCATGCAACTCATTATCACCTATGGAATCAAGGCTTACCGAAGATAAAAAGCAGTTCCTCTCATCAAGAAGGTACAGTTACAAAACCTTAACAGTTTATATATGACTGATAGTTATCTTTCAGTTTTCTTTTTCTGATGTAATTTTAACCTTGATGTGTTATTGTTGTTGCAGGTGATTGATGAGTTCCTAGGCACATTCATACTGATCTTCACTGTGCTTTCCACCATAGTCATGAATGAGCAGCATGACGGAGTTGAGAGCCTGCTCGGCATCGCAACATCTGCAGGTTTAGCCGTCACGGTTCTAGTACTGTCCCTCATACACATATCCGGCTGCCACCTGAACCCGGCAGTTAGCATCGCCATGACTGTGTTTGGCCACCTCCCACTTGCTCACCTCCTACCTTACATAACTGCACAAATTCTGGGCTCCATTGCTGCTTCCTTCAGTGTCAAGGGCATCTATCATCCAGTGAACCCTGGGATTGCCACCATACCAAAGGTTGGCACCACAGAAGCTTTCTTCCTTGAGTTCATCACGACATTTGTGCTTCTGTTCATCATCACCGCTCTCGCCACTGACCCCCATGCTGTAAGTTTTATGTTCCTTTAGATCTTTTAGACTTGTTACCCTTCGTCCCATTATATAAAGCTAATGATCTTCTCACCAAACTAGGTGAAAGAGCTGATAGCAGTGGCAGTTGGGGCAACAATCATGATGAATGCTCTTGTAGCAGGGTATGTCCAATCCTTATGTACATATGCAATGgttcagaaaaagaaatagataaGCAGAGTTCTTGTGTACCTGAACCTTGAGGAAGGTAAATTCTAATTTTGTTTGATAATCTCCTGAGCAGGCCATCAACAGGAGCATCAATGAATCCTGCACGTACACTTGGTCCGGCAGTTGCAACAGGAAGGTACACCCAGATTTGGATATACATGGTGGCAACACCTATGGGTGCTATAGCTGGAACTGGAGCCTATATTACAATTAAGCTGTAGTTACCAAAAGGTGGGGGGAATTCAGAAATCTGtatctgaaaaattctgaataTATAGTACTCTTATATGCTCTATCGTTCTAAGAAACAACATGTTTTTGCAGGGAGCAAGTGACTCTCAGAGCAAGCTGATACGACCACAATGTACATACATCAAAGTTCTTAGAGTTCATGGTAAAGTGGAAAGATTAGATGCACAATAAACAGTGCTAATTTCCATCGTTTACTTAGAAGTTAGAACAGATGAACAGTTCTGAATTTTCCTCCTTTTCTGTTTACTTCAATTGTAATTTGTACATAAGTGTACTTCTATCCTTCAGCTCTTAGCTGATCTCAATGATTCTCATTGAAGAATTTGTTTAGTCACATCTCACTATGTCATGAACAAATTACAATGGTATGTTTGTTGTGCTACAAAAATTAAACGGAGGGCCCGACTATTATTATGCAGAAAAACTGTAATGTATTGCCGCTATTTGGCATGTTGAGTTTTGGAACTACCTGCAGAATTTACAAGAGCTATTCGATTCCATTGTAGGTCTCTGAATTCTAGAGAACCACTGAGCACTGTTCCTCCAGGGTTCCATCCAGAGCAACTCCGCCCACCTGAAAATTCTAGAGTTCGTCGTAAAAATTTTCAATGGTAAATCAGATATCAGGATCATATATATACACAGGTGCAGCATCAGTTTATACTTAATACAGTAATAATAAACCAAAATATCATGTAGCATGGGACGATTGATTGCTTAACCTTTCAACCGGTAAAAGTTACAAGGCGAAACTTCGGAGCCTTGCCGGCAGGACGGCTGGCCGGAGCAGCAGTTGTCCAATGCGGCTAGGCACGAGGTAGACGAGGGATCCCTGCCATCCGGAGACCACCGTCGTAGGGGAACTGAGCACACTGACCCCCGGACCCGGACGGAGGTTGCTCGGCTCACCCGTCACCTACCTGTTTGGAACTGCTCGTGGGCCGTAGAATAGGCCGCGCTCGTGGGTGTGACGGCCGAAAGCCCTCTTCCCCCACCCATTTCCACGTATGCTGGGCCTGTGGTCTCGTAGGCCCATACTATCGTGGGCCCTGAAGCAAATGGATTTTATTTTCAATGGCCAGCGTGGGCTTCTTCAGTGTGCACTGCCCAGTGGGCAGTGGCAACGCACCCAAATTAAAGCTAAGCTGgtcaataattttttttgtgagtACTTACTCGCTCCGTCCTATGAAAAATGCAATTCGGCGTTtagaaaaaattcaaaaaaaatgcaattctAGAGATCGGATCTCAACTATCTATCTAATTAAGTGGTCGAATTTGAATTGCATGCCAAAACTAACCGCATGTGGCACACAAATGAGGACATGCGAGTCTTTTCACGGCACCAATAATCTATCTGAAAATTTTAGAATTGCACTCTGGATGGAGGAAGTAAGTTAATATAGAATTCGTTCCGTTATTTGGTCGTAAGAGTCCCATCCTGGATTGCCATTATTTCTCAACTCTATGCATTTGTGAGGCTAGTGCTATTATATTTTCTTTGTGGTGGAAAAGAATATTGTCCCCATCTCTGCCTCGGAAGAGACATATCTGATTTATTATTAtgaaaaaatcaaacaaaacaGTGCTCGTGCACTAGACCAATGCAAAGCGATGAAGAAAGCCCACACAAGTTCGAGTGTACAACAGCACTACTAATACCATCCAATTCTGTTCTTCAAATGGCACACCAACCTAATTGCCTCCATCTTCCTCAGCTTGCCGTGGCATTGCCCAGAGTTTGAGCCAGTGTGCTCCCCAATCAGGAATCTGCATATCCAATGATTTATTAATTAATGATCATGTTTCAACTTAAACCATATCGCCTAACAAAGAGCAACGGTCCAGAAGTACTAGagctttttttttaaatcatTGCACATTGCCAATCAGATCAAATATgttgaacacacacacacatacacacaactTCAAGGGCGGAGCTACAGTGATGCCTGGGTATTCCCAGGAATACCctatttttttgagaaaaaattaAGTATACTTCAAATTtatacacatatacatataaAGCTGGGCTTGTTTCTTGTGTTAAATATATCCCAGCGATCCACAGCCATCCAAATGGAACAACTGGCCCATACACAGCCGCACACCCCACCAGCCCGACAGCCCAGCATCCCCccacgcctctctctctctcctttctccctaCCCCTGCGAGGCGATCCTGCCGCACTGCTGCTGCTCGATCGTTCCCCAATCCCCCAAATCCCTAAATCCTGAGGGCTCGTGGGGAggctgggaggccggccgatgGCGGCTGGCCGTGGCCAGGCTGCGAGGGCCGAGGCGCCGAGCGGCCCACCGGCGGGCGGTGGAGAGCTGACGCCCGGCCGGGTGAGCacatcattgcattgcatcaatcCTCTATGCGACTATGTGTATACCCTTTTCTGTAATATGTACATTCTCTTCCTTCAAACAATCATAGAATCAGCGTATTTTTTTATGTAGAACTGAGAAAGTTGTAAAATGGAAAAGAAATCAATTGATTTGAAAACATCACCCAACTCCAGAATTTTTTGCGTGGCAAAGTGACAAGCATGGTAACCTCACAAAATTTTTTACTGtccattaatttttttttgagttagAAACTGGGAATACCCAACTCTAGAattctggctccgccactgcacaACTTGGAGGCACTATCTAGTCCAAAGGCAATGTGAGTTGCCTCCATATAAACTTAGAAAAATGGCAATCTGTTGTATCATTATATTCCGATCTAATAAATTGTCAATTAGATGGCATTAATATTTTTCCTAACACATACATTGTTGTGGATAAATGTGTAAGGCTACTGCCAAATATTAATGTAAACTCAAATTAATAGTTTTTTATTACAGAGTTAGAAATAAGGTGATTAAGCAGATCCAAAATAATATAATGGCCAGAACCACTCTGCAGCGAACATTATTCCACTTATTATTCCTGATTAATGTAGGGTACAAATTCAGAATCTTCATTGAAATGAAGAAGCATGACTGCCTAGATTGGGCTTGTAAAAGATATATATGACATATCGTTATATATAAATTTCAAACCCAGTAAAAGTGAAAACATCACTATAAGCAAAGACTCTCTACAAAAGTTCAATCATATATAGCCTTGTATGTATAGTTCTAACCTAGTAAAAGTAAAAACACCGGTATATATATGAAAGATGCAACTTGCCACTACAGATTTATGAAGCAGAATCAAAGCACTGAATACATCACTATATTTAGAAGCAGAAAGAAACAGAAAAAGTTGAAACGAATAGTTAAACATCTCGACTGGTTGCAAATTAAAGGAACAGCATTTCTTCTGCAATGTGTGAAAAGTGAAGACGAGCTACAACTAATTACCAGGAGTGTAGAAACTCGCGAAGGGATAATAGCCACGGATGCAGGTGTCTTCAGAAACTTTGGTGAACTCCATCGACTCGAGCTGGATCATGAAGACACCCACGCTCGTCCAGACGAAGATCGTGTTGGTGTCCTCATCGTACCCCACGACGGATGATTCGTGCGCGTCCGTTGACGGCAATGGCAGCGAGAGGAGCTGCTCCAGATCAACGGTTTTCTGCAGCACCCCTCTGACCACATCGCCGGAGATGGCGGTGCTCCCCCAGAGCTGCATCCTCCGCTTCGCCACGACTGCGAGGCCAAGCCCTCCATCCCGCGTCCGCAGAGCCTGGACATGGGCGCCGTCGGGAAGAGGGATGTCCTCGGACAGCCGGATCACGGCCAGGCTCCGGCGATCCACGTCGAGCTCGAGGAACCCGCCGCTGCGGTGGCGGATTAGCCAGTAGAGCTTGTTCCCGACCAGGACGCCGGGCTTGAAGCAGTCGGAGAAGGCCGCCGTCGAGATGATCTCGCCCCAATTTCCAGAATCTGAGTCGTAGATGGACGCGCGGAGGGTCCCCTCGAAGACGCCGTAGGATACCATGATCAGTCTGAATCTGaagccgccggagccggcgggATCCCCGAGGACGGCGCCGTGGTAGGCTGTGACGTTGCGGTTGAGGGTGAGCTCCGGCGGGAAGTCGACGGAGGTCCGGCGGCCGGTGACGGGGTCCCAGACGACGGCCGTGGAGCCGGCCTTGAGGAGGGCGAGGCCGTGGCGGCAGCCGAGGAAGGAGCCCTTGCTGGGGCAGGCGAAGCGCGCGGACGGGATGCGGTCGGGGGCGCCCAGAGTGGGGGTGAAGACGTGCCACGAGCTTCGCAGGTTGAAGTTGTGGAAGAAGAATCCGAGCAGCGGAGGAGCCTTGTGGTGGgcgcggaagcggcggcggaagccgGGGTCGGAGACGGCGCGGCGCCAGAGCTTGGTGACGAGGGAGGCgagcgggagggaggaggggagcggcgggaggcgcaGGAGGATCATCCGGAGGATGTCCTCGTCGTCCGGCAGggacggcgacgccggcggcgctgctgctgccaacGCCGCCGAGGTAGGAGTAGGAGCCTCGCTCTCGCTCATTTGGACGGCCTCTAGCTGCCTGAGATGTGAAGAGTTGCCACCGTCTCCGAAGAGGATGGGCGGCGCCCTTCTGAAGCCGCCGGCCACGTTGCGCGTCGGGGCAGGAAGCTCAGAAGATGCTGCGAGGTAGCTGGCACTCTTGCCTGCTCCGCCGTTGACGGAGGACAGCTGGTGGAGAAGGACGGCATGGCCGGCCGGCTGGTCGCCATCGCATGGAGCGACGGAGCAAAGGACAAAAGGCCGGCCGGCTTCGTTAATCGTCAGCACTTGTACATTCTGGGCTGGGCTCTGCATTGGGCCGGGCTCTAGCCATGAATTTATTGTTTCTCATGTTTTGGGCCAACATCCACCCGGAAAATGTTTGGGCCGATACAATAAGTTTCATGAAAGATGGGCCGATGTATTTGAATCCGAATACACATACGCAGCTAAGGAAATGATGCTGACACGCATATAAGGAAAAGAAATTTATCGATCTGAATCAGGAAATTAAGTTGCCACCCTCACTATCCTCATCTCATCAGGTAATTACATTCGTCAAGGCACGCGCACATTAGTTTCTTTTTCACGCGGTTAAGGCCCCATTTGCATCCATGAACTAAAGTTAGTCTATTAGTCCAAATTGGTGGACCAAAATGTAGACTAAAATTTAGTTCCATTAGAGCAGCTCCAGCATATCTTCTAAACAACTTTATATCTTAAGTTTAGAGAGTTAAACTAAAAAGACACACTCCAACAGACCCTCACTTAACCCTCTATTTGGAGAGACCTCTAAATTTACCCCTCCACCCTTTATTTCTAAAGGATCTTTAGGGAGCCCTCTATTATGTGTTAGAATTGAAAGTTATTACTGAAGTTGAACCAAAGTTGAAGGCCTCTAAAAATAGTGGCAACCCATATTTAGTATTTAGTGGGTCTAATTTAAGAGCTATTGGTAGAGATGCTCTCacaactaaagtttagtccattaGTCTCAAGACCTATTTAATTTGGACTAAACCAACATGCGAATTGCGAAAAGACCAAACTAACCCTCGGTATGCACATGTAGGCACAACTACTATATAATCCAAAGGTTAAAAAAAAGATATTCCTTTATTTCTATGTATATTCTATCTAAAGTCCATGGATCTAGATATGGACTAAAACTTAGTTACCTGATGTTTACTCATCTAAAATTTAGTCCGGACTAAGTTTTAATTCTGTCAGCCGGTACGCAAGAATAGTGTCAGGGAGAGACTCAACGCGCCGGCTCTTCTTCCCTAACGTCTACGCCGCCACGCCGGGGTCGTGCACCTAGGCACCGCAATTCTTGTCTTCCTGCAGTGATGAGCCAGCCATGCACGATGTGTATCAAGTATAAATGACGGGAGCATCTATggaaaattaaaagaaaaatcgaaagaaaagaggaaaaagaaggagaaaagaGAGGGACTCCTCGTGGTCGCCGTCACCGTGCGACGCCATTCCAATCCGTGCACCACCGCCGTGAGGAAGCAACAGCTATCAGTATGCCGCGCCGTGCC carries:
- the LOC120713159 gene encoding uncharacterized protein LOC120713159 — encoded protein: MQSPAQNVQVLTINEAGRPFVLCSVAPCDGDQPAGHAVLLHQLSSVNGGAGKSASYLAASSELPAPTRNVAGGFRRAPPILFGDGGNSSHLRQLEAVQMSESEAPTPTSAALAAAAPPASPSLPDDEDILRMILLRLPPLPSSLPLASLVTKLWRRAVSDPGFRRRFRAHHKAPPLLGFFFHNFNLRSSWHVFTPTLGAPDRIPSARFACPSKGSFLGCRHGLALLKAGSTAVVWDPVTGRRTSVDFPPELTLNRNVTAYHGAVLGDPAGSGGFRFRLIMVSYGVFEGTLRASIYDSDSGNWGEIISTAAFSDCFKPGVLVGNKLYWLIRHRSGGFLELDVDRRSLAVIRLSEDIPLPDGAHVQALRTRDGGLGLAVVAKRRMQLWGSTAISGDVVRGVLQKTVDLEQLLSLPLPSTDAHESSVVGYDEDTNTIFVWTSVGVFMIQLESMEFTKVSEDTCIRGYYPFASFYTPDS